The following are encoded together in the Actinobacillus lignieresii genome:
- the tatC gene encoding twin-arginine translocase subunit TatC, with translation MSVEASQPLISHLVELRNRLLRSFICVLVVFCALVYWANDIYTLLATPLTENLPAGATMIATNVATPFFTPIKLTGVVAVFLSVPFILYQIWAFVAPALYKHEKRLIYPLLVSSTLLFYAGVAFAYYIVFPLVFGFLTSTAPEGVQMATDISSYLDFILTIFLAFGICFEVPVAIILLCWSGVTSAEDLRAKRPYIIVAAFVIGMLLTPPDIFSQTLLAIPMCLLFEVGLFFSKFYKPRDEQPETIAN, from the coding sequence ATGTCAGTTGAAGCGTCTCAACCTCTGATTAGCCATTTAGTTGAATTAAGAAACCGCTTGCTACGTAGTTTTATTTGTGTGCTGGTGGTTTTTTGTGCTTTGGTCTATTGGGCAAATGATATTTATACTTTGCTCGCCACGCCGCTAACAGAGAATTTGCCCGCAGGGGCGACGATGATTGCAACCAATGTTGCGACACCTTTTTTTACACCGATCAAATTAACCGGTGTTGTAGCGGTATTTTTATCCGTTCCTTTTATTTTGTATCAAATTTGGGCGTTTGTCGCACCGGCATTATATAAGCATGAAAAACGTTTGATTTATCCTTTATTGGTATCAAGTACGTTGCTGTTTTACGCGGGGGTAGCCTTCGCTTACTATATCGTATTTCCGCTTGTCTTCGGTTTCTTAACCAGTACGGCGCCGGAAGGCGTACAAATGGCGACCGATATCAGTAGTTATTTAGATTTTATCTTAACGATTTTCTTAGCGTTCGGTATTTGTTTTGAAGTACCTGTTGCGATTATTTTATTATGTTGGTCGGGCGTTACTTCGGCGGAAGATTTACGTGCGAAACGACCTTATATTATTGTCGCGGCGTTTGTTATCGGTATGTTATTAACGCCGCCGGACATATTCTCGCAAACGCTTTTAGCAATCCCGATGTGTTTGTTGTTTGAAGTCGGATTATTCTTCTCGAAGTTCTATAAACCGAGAGACGAGCAACCGGAAACGATCGCCAATTAA
- the trmA gene encoding tRNA (uridine(54)-C5)-methyltransferase TrmA — MNLPIEQYADLLAEKAKNLTALLAPFNPPELEVFESETSHFRMRAEFRVWHDTNEVGENELYHIMFDQETKQRYRVDQFPIANHLINKMMSSLLAEIKGNELLTRKLFQVDYLSTLSGEIAVSMLYHKKLNEEWQTEAAALKVRLEHQGFKVQLIGRATKQKIALDRDYVEEVLPVDGRNLIYRQVENSFTQPNAKMNIKMLEWARSCTRHSSGDLLELYCGNGNFSIALAENFRQVLATEISKSSVQSAQYNIEQNGIDNLQIIRMSAEEFTQAMNGVREFNRLKGIDLKAYDCNTIFVDPPRAGLDQDTLNMVQAYERILYISCNPHTLAENLAQLTRTHRIERAALFDQFPYTHHVENGVWLIRK, encoded by the coding sequence ATGAATCTTCCTATTGAGCAATATGCCGATCTTCTTGCAGAAAAAGCGAAAAATTTAACCGCTTTACTTGCGCCTTTTAATCCGCCTGAGCTTGAAGTATTTGAGTCTGAAACCAGCCATTTCCGTATGCGTGCCGAATTCCGAGTATGGCATGATACTAACGAAGTCGGAGAAAACGAGCTGTATCACATTATGTTCGATCAGGAAACCAAGCAACGTTATCGTGTTGATCAATTCCCGATTGCCAATCATTTAATTAATAAAATGATGAGCAGCTTATTAGCTGAAATTAAGGGTAATGAATTACTCACTCGTAAATTATTCCAAGTGGATTACCTCAGCACGTTAAGCGGTGAAATTGCGGTTTCAATGCTTTATCACAAAAAGCTAAACGAAGAATGGCAAACGGAAGCTGCAGCATTAAAAGTGCGTTTGGAACATCAAGGGTTTAAGGTACAACTTATCGGACGTGCGACTAAGCAGAAAATTGCGTTAGATCGTGATTATGTGGAAGAAGTATTGCCGGTGGACGGGCGTAATTTAATTTATCGCCAAGTGGAAAACAGCTTTACCCAGCCGAATGCGAAAATGAATATCAAGATGTTGGAATGGGCGAGAAGCTGTACTCGACACAGTAGCGGCGATTTATTAGAACTTTACTGCGGTAACGGGAATTTTTCGATTGCATTAGCGGAGAATTTCCGCCAAGTGTTAGCCACAGAGATTTCAAAATCTTCGGTACAATCGGCACAATATAATATTGAGCAAAACGGGATCGATAACTTGCAAATTATTCGAATGTCGGCGGAAGAATTTACTCAAGCGATGAACGGTGTGCGTGAGTTTAATCGTTTGAAAGGGATTGATTTAAAAGCCTATGATTGCAATACGATTTTTGTGGATCCGCCGCGTGCGGGGTTAGACCAAGATACCTTAAATATGGTACAGGCTTACGAACGAATTTTATATATTTCGTGTAATCCGCATACGTTGGCGGAAAATTTGGCGCAATTAACCCGAACACACCGTATTGAGCGTGCGGCGCTGTTTGATCAGTTCCCTTATACTCATCATGTGGAAAACGGTGTATGGCTGATTAGGAAATAA
- the corA gene encoding magnesium/cobalt transporter CorA, protein MIRAFALDNARLISVDETATDQLNDAIWIDLIDPSDDERSVLQRGLDQTLAEEHELEDLEASARFFEDEDGLHLHSFFYCLDDDDYADIATVAFTIRDGRLFTLRERDLPAFRLYRMRSRREKLIDSNAYELLLDLFETKIEQLADVIETIYADLETLSRVILNGKQESDNFDDALSDLTELEDASSKVRLCLMDTQRALSFLLRKTRLPNNQLEQARDIMRDIESLQPHNESLFQKVNFLMQAAMGYINIEQNKIMKFFSVVSVMFLPATLVASTYGMNFEFMPELHFKYGYPMAIGLMICAAATPYIYFKRKGWL, encoded by the coding sequence ATGATCCGTGCATTTGCTTTAGATAACGCACGTCTTATCAGTGTTGATGAAACCGCAACCGATCAGTTAAACGATGCGATTTGGATTGATCTAATCGATCCGAGCGATGACGAACGTAGCGTATTACAACGCGGTTTAGACCAAACGCTTGCCGAAGAACACGAATTGGAAGACTTAGAGGCTTCCGCTCGCTTTTTCGAAGACGAAGACGGCTTACACCTTCACTCTTTTTTCTATTGCTTAGATGATGACGATTACGCTGATATCGCCACTGTGGCATTTACCATTCGTGACGGGCGTTTATTTACTCTGCGCGAACGCGATTTACCGGCGTTCCGTTTATATCGAATGCGTTCTCGCCGTGAAAAATTAATTGATAGTAATGCGTACGAATTGTTGCTTGACTTATTCGAAACCAAAATCGAGCAGCTTGCGGACGTGATCGAAACGATTTATGCGGATTTAGAAACCTTAAGCCGTGTGATCTTAAACGGTAAGCAAGAAAGCGATAACTTTGACGATGCGCTTTCCGATTTAACCGAATTGGAAGATGCCAGCTCAAAAGTGCGTTTATGTCTGATGGATACGCAACGTGCGTTAAGTTTCTTATTGCGTAAAACCCGTTTGCCGAATAATCAGCTTGAACAAGCGCGTGATATTATGCGAGATATCGAATCGCTCCAGCCGCATAACGAATCGCTGTTCCAAAAAGTGAACTTCTTGATGCAAGCGGCAATGGGTTATATCAATATCGAGCAGAATAAAATTATGAAATTCTTCTCGGTCGTATCGGTAATGTTCCTCCCGGCAACGCTCGTTGCCTCCACTTACGGGATGAACTTTGAATTTATGCCGGAATTGCATTTTAAATACGGCTACCCGATGGCAATCGGCTTAATGATTTGCGCCGCCGCCACCCCGTATATCTACTTTAAACGCAAAGGCTGGTTATAA
- the tatB gene encoding Sec-independent protein translocase protein TatB: MFDIGFSELVLIFIVGLVVLGPQRLPIAIKTVMGWIRTIRGLAANVQNELAQELKLQELQESIKKAEKLNLTTLSPELSKTVEELKQSAQKMQSDLDAAKGEITKLTDEQVANIQNNIAQEEQHLATVQPETLQKSEENQPLVDTANAEENPSLSPAEIAEQAELDESQFAAYYPPDDGLASPTSSQQQDKQNVS, translated from the coding sequence GTGTTTGATATCGGTTTTTCTGAATTAGTACTTATTTTTATTGTGGGATTGGTCGTACTGGGGCCGCAACGTTTGCCTATTGCAATCAAAACGGTGATGGGATGGATTCGTACGATTCGAGGATTAGCTGCAAACGTACAAAACGAACTTGCTCAAGAGCTGAAATTACAAGAGCTTCAAGAAAGCATTAAGAAAGCGGAAAAATTGAATTTAACTACGCTTTCGCCGGAATTAAGTAAAACCGTTGAAGAATTGAAACAGTCGGCTCAAAAAATGCAAAGCGATTTGGATGCCGCAAAGGGCGAGATTACCAAATTAACGGACGAGCAAGTGGCGAATATTCAGAATAATATTGCGCAAGAAGAACAACATCTGGCGACAGTACAGCCGGAAACGTTGCAAAAATCTGAAGAAAATCAACCGCTTGTCGATACTGCTAATGCTGAGGAGAATCCGTCGCTTTCGCCTGCGGAAATTGCCGAGCAAGCCGAATTGGACGAATCTCAATTTGCAGCGTATTACCCGCCTGACGATGGTTTAGCTTCTCCAACCTCTTCACAACAACAGGATAAACAGAATGTCAGTTGA
- a CDS encoding DUF4870 family protein gives MNGSFSLQPSDESQRKIMYITYGLFGLGIIFGGLPAIAGVILAYIKREDMQGTAYYDHMCFLIRTFWGTLAGFVLGFVLSIIGIGFVVIWAISIWYVFRVIYGAVKLFDNKLVTPTSWFM, from the coding sequence ATGAACGGCTCTTTTTCTCTTCAACCGTCCGACGAATCGCAACGTAAGATAATGTATATCACTTACGGCTTATTCGGCTTAGGTATTATTTTCGGCGGCTTACCGGCGATTGCCGGTGTCATTCTGGCCTATATCAAACGTGAAGATATGCAAGGAACGGCATATTATGATCATATGTGTTTTTTGATTCGTACGTTTTGGGGAACGTTAGCCGGTTTCGTTTTAGGCTTTGTGCTTTCGATTATCGGTATCGGTTTCGTCGTTATTTGGGCGATAAGCATTTGGTATGTGTTTCGAGTGATTTACGGCGCAGTGAAATTATTCGATAACAAATTGGTGACCCCGACCAGTTGGTTTATGTAG
- a CDS encoding ubiquinone biosynthesis accessory factor UbiJ, which translates to MLSQLKQQLMLPQFAFGTIETAFNALLQRSPHVLPALRKLAGKCLHIELTSPAVNFYLIFSETRAEWLSVYEGEADCHVQLSFETLPKLADKAKLTELINNKSLVLNGDIQVLQHFTALLDELEKDPAELLSPFVGDVIAQTSTDFAKKLFNKLKGQIEQNHQHLAENLMNERPVLVHRLQAVNFYDQVAELEQQAVEFERKFAKFEKKS; encoded by the coding sequence ATGTTATCTCAACTTAAACAGCAGCTTATGTTGCCGCAATTTGCTTTCGGTACGATAGAAACCGCTTTTAATGCATTGCTTCAACGTTCGCCGCACGTATTGCCGGCATTACGTAAGTTGGCGGGCAAATGCTTACATATTGAATTAACCTCACCGGCGGTCAATTTCTACCTGATTTTTAGCGAAACTCGCGCGGAATGGTTGTCGGTTTACGAAGGCGAAGCGGATTGCCATGTACAACTTTCGTTTGAAACCTTACCGAAACTTGCCGATAAAGCGAAATTAACCGAGCTGATTAATAACAAATCATTGGTACTGAACGGCGATATTCAGGTGCTACAACATTTCACCGCATTGTTAGATGAATTGGAAAAAGATCCTGCCGAACTGTTGTCGCCTTTTGTCGGAGATGTGATTGCTCAGACTTCAACCGATTTTGCCAAAAAATTATTTAATAAGTTAAAAGGGCAGATTGAACAGAATCATCAACATCTTGCAGAGAATTTGATGAATGAGCGTCCGGTATTGGTACATCGCTTACAAGCGGTTAATTTTTACGATCAAGTTGCAGAGCTTGAACAGCAAGCGGTCGAATTTGAACGAAAATTTGCAAAATTTGAGAAGAAATCATGA
- the hemB gene encoding porphobilinogen synthase, translated as MTQYLNTSFPTRRMRRLRKHDFSRRLVAESQLTAGDLIYPVFVIEGENQRVKVPSMPGVERLTIDQLLIEAGELVKYGVPAIALFPVVGDEKKSLMAEEAYNPEGLAQRAVRALKAAYPELGVMTDVALDPFTTHGQDGIIDEEGYVLNDITTEVLVKQAVSHAEAGADIVAPSDMMDGRIGKIREALEAKGLINTQIMAYSAKYASNYYGPFRDAVGSAGNLKGGNKFTYQVDPANANEGLHEVAMDIQEGADMVMVKPGMPYLDMVWRVKETFGVPTFAYQVSGEYAMHMAAIQNGWLKERECVMEGLLCFKRAGADGILTYFAKTVAKWLYEDNRK; from the coding sequence ATGACTCAATATCTTAACACTTCATTTCCCACTCGCCGTATGCGTCGTTTACGTAAACATGATTTCAGCCGTCGTTTAGTGGCGGAAAGTCAATTGACTGCCGGCGATTTAATTTATCCGGTATTTGTGATTGAAGGCGAAAATCAGCGAGTAAAAGTACCGTCTATGCCGGGTGTAGAACGTTTAACTATCGATCAATTATTAATTGAAGCCGGCGAATTGGTCAAATACGGTGTACCGGCAATTGCACTTTTCCCGGTTGTCGGCGATGAGAAGAAATCGTTAATGGCGGAAGAAGCCTATAACCCGGAAGGTTTGGCACAACGTGCGGTGCGTGCATTAAAAGCAGCTTATCCCGAATTAGGCGTGATGACCGATGTGGCGTTAGATCCGTTTACCACACACGGTCAGGACGGCATTATTGATGAGGAAGGTTATGTGTTAAACGACATTACCACCGAAGTATTGGTGAAACAAGCGGTTTCACATGCGGAGGCGGGAGCGGATATCGTTGCGCCAAGCGATATGATGGACGGCCGTATCGGTAAAATTCGTGAAGCGCTTGAAGCGAAAGGCTTAATTAATACGCAAATTATGGCGTATTCGGCGAAATATGCGTCAAATTATTACGGACCATTCCGTGATGCGGTCGGTTCTGCAGGTAACTTAAAAGGCGGTAATAAATTTACTTATCAAGTTGATCCGGCGAATGCGAACGAAGGTTTACACGAAGTGGCGATGGATATTCAAGAAGGGGCGGATATGGTGATGGTAAAACCGGGTATGCCTTATTTGGATATGGTATGGCGTGTAAAAGAAACCTTCGGCGTACCGACTTTTGCTTACCAAGTATCGGGTGAATACGCAATGCATATGGCGGCGATTCAAAACGGTTGGTTAAAAGAACGTGAGTGCGTGATGGAAGGTTTACTCTGTTTTAAACGTGCGGGTGCAGACGGTATTTTAACCTATTTCGCTAAAACGGTAGCGAAATGGCTGTACGAAGATAATCGTAAATAA
- the mutM gene encoding bifunctional DNA-formamidopyrimidine glycosylase/DNA-(apurinic or apyrimidinic site) lyase has protein sequence MPELPEVETSLRGVEPYLHGKIIKQIVVRTQKLRWAISDELQHMQGSKIVALSRRAKYLILHTTQGDILIHLGMSGSLGILQENQQPAGKHDHVDLITQDGTVLRYNDPRKFGCWLWTKNAEQHELITRLGPEPLSESFTAAYLFARSRNKTVAVKNFIMNNDIVVGVGNIYACESLFMAGIHPELAAQNLTEKQCERLVKVIKEVLAKAIIQGGTTLKDFIQPDGKPGYFAQVLQVYGRKGEACNDCGTIIEAKVIGQRNSYFCPHCQMLPR, from the coding sequence ATGCCCGAATTACCGGAAGTTGAAACCAGCTTACGAGGTGTAGAACCTTATCTGCACGGCAAAATTATTAAACAAATTGTCGTACGTACCCAAAAACTGCGTTGGGCGATTTCGGACGAATTGCAACATATGCAAGGGTCGAAAATCGTTGCATTATCCCGCCGAGCCAAATATTTGATATTGCATACCACTCAAGGCGATATTTTGATTCACTTGGGTATGTCCGGCTCGTTAGGGATTTTACAGGAAAACCAACAGCCTGCGGGTAAACACGACCACGTTGATCTCATTACGCAAGACGGTACGGTTTTACGTTATAACGATCCGCGTAAATTCGGTTGTTGGCTATGGACGAAAAATGCCGAACAACACGAATTAATTACCCGTTTAGGGCCGGAACCGTTATCCGAATCTTTTACCGCTGCGTATTTATTTGCACGAAGCCGTAACAAAACCGTAGCGGTAAAGAACTTTATTATGAATAACGATATTGTAGTGGGCGTAGGGAATATCTATGCTTGCGAATCGCTGTTTATGGCGGGGATCCATCCGGAACTTGCCGCACAGAATCTAACCGAGAAACAGTGCGAACGCTTAGTGAAAGTGATTAAAGAAGTGCTGGCTAAAGCGATTATTCAAGGCGGTACAACACTGAAAGATTTTATTCAACCGGACGGTAAACCGGGCTATTTCGCCCAAGTATTACAAGTTTACGGACGTAAAGGCGAAGCCTGTAATGATTGCGGCACCATCATTGAAGCGAAAGTTATCGGGCAACGTAACAGCTATTTCTGTCCGCATTGCCAAATGCTACCTAGATAG
- the tatA gene encoding Sec-independent protein translocase subunit TatA, whose protein sequence is MGGISIWQLLIIVAIIVLLFGTKKLRTLGTDLGESVKGFKKAMADDKSQPQDASFEKVEAKEAASTEQKAKEKEQA, encoded by the coding sequence ATGGGTGGCATTAGCATTTGGCAATTACTGATTATCGTCGCAATTATCGTATTATTATTCGGTACGAAAAAATTACGTACGTTAGGTACGGATTTAGGTGAATCCGTAAAAGGCTTTAAAAAAGCGATGGCGGATGACAAATCGCAACCTCAAGACGCGAGTTTTGAAAAAGTAGAAGCGAAAGAAGCGGCTTCTACCGAACAAAAAGCGAAAGAAAAAGAGCAGGCGTAA
- the ubiE gene encoding bifunctional demethylmenaquinone methyltransferase/2-methoxy-6-polyprenyl-1,4-benzoquinol methylase UbiE, which yields MTDLQHTTETTEHETTHFGFKTVAKEEKQQLVANVFHSVAGKYDLMNDLLSFGIHRVWKRFTIDCSGVRKGQKVLDLAGGTGDFTAKFSRIVGENGEVVLADINSSMLEVGREKLRNLGVVGNVNYVQANAECLPFADNTFDCVVISFGLRNVTDKGKALRSMFRVLKPGGRLLVLEFSKPIIDPISQLYNFYSFNILPKVGEVVVNDAESYRYLAESIRMHPKQDELKAMMENAGFESVNYYNLSAGIVALHRGYKF from the coding sequence ATGACTGATTTACAACACACGACAGAAACAACTGAACACGAAACAACGCATTTTGGTTTTAAAACTGTTGCTAAAGAAGAAAAACAGCAACTGGTTGCTAATGTATTCCACAGCGTTGCCGGCAAATACGACTTAATGAATGATTTGCTTTCGTTTGGTATCCATCGTGTTTGGAAGCGTTTTACCATTGACTGCAGCGGCGTGCGTAAAGGGCAAAAAGTGTTGGATCTTGCCGGCGGAACCGGCGATTTTACCGCAAAATTTTCGCGCATTGTCGGCGAAAACGGCGAAGTGGTATTAGCCGATATTAATAGCTCGATGTTGGAAGTCGGTCGTGAGAAGCTGCGCAATTTGGGCGTAGTGGGAAATGTGAATTATGTGCAAGCGAATGCGGAATGCCTGCCGTTTGCGGATAATACCTTCGATTGCGTGGTGATCAGTTTCGGTTTGCGTAATGTGACGGACAAAGGCAAAGCGTTACGTTCGATGTTTCGTGTGTTGAAGCCGGGCGGTCGTTTATTGGTATTAGAATTTTCCAAACCGATTATTGACCCGATTAGTCAGCTATATAATTTCTACTCTTTTAATATTTTGCCGAAAGTCGGCGAAGTGGTAGTCAACGATGCGGAGAGCTATCGTTATCTTGCCGAATCGATTCGTATGCACCCGAAACAAGACGAATTAAAAGCGATGATGGAAAATGCCGGCTTTGAAAGCGTAAATTATTATAACTTAAGTGCCGGTATTGTAGCGTTACATCGAGGATATAAGTTTTAA
- the ubiB gene encoding ubiquinone biosynthesis regulatory protein kinase UbiB, whose protein sequence is MTCKNTRRLYQIITTFLRYGIDEIIPDIPLTRHARLGRKALFWVRNQHKDQPFGVRLRLALQELGPVWIKLGQMLSTRRDLFEPELADQLALLQDSVEPFDGKSARQIIEQSLGGSLETWFDEFDEQALASASIAQVHTAKFNQNQPLVGKDVVIKVIRPDIEPIIKADIALMYRLASWIPRLSNDARRLRATEVVREYEKTLLDELDLTREMANAIRLRNNFENSEMLYVPEMYPDFCHKNVIVMERIYGIPVSDVETLKANGTDMKLLAERGVQVFFTQVFRDSFFHADMHAGNIFVNPNHPENPQYIGIDCGIVGTLNQNDKRYLAESFVAFFNRDYRRVALMHVESGWTPSDTDIDAFEQAFREVCEPIFAKPLSEISFGHVLLNLFNVAREFNMEVQPQLVLLQKTLLYIEGLGRQVYPQLDLWQTAKPFLQNWLNEQVGVKAILRDLKQRAPQFREHFAEFPEAVFNALQQQKQINFRLDELNKILQAQGRQKSHNVRSIVSGVIILGVLWRFDDLPLWLSCGTLVTALLVLLLQRKS, encoded by the coding sequence ATGACTTGTAAAAATACCCGTCGCCTTTATCAAATTATCACTACGTTTCTGCGTTACGGCATTGATGAAATCATTCCCGATATTCCGCTCACTCGCCATGCTCGTTTAGGGCGTAAGGCTCTGTTTTGGGTGCGAAATCAGCACAAAGATCAGCCGTTCGGCGTGCGTTTACGTTTAGCTTTGCAAGAGCTAGGGCCGGTGTGGATTAAACTCGGGCAAATGCTTTCTACTCGCCGTGATTTATTTGAGCCGGAATTAGCGGATCAGCTTGCTTTATTACAGGACTCGGTTGAACCTTTTGACGGTAAATCAGCCCGTCAAATTATTGAACAGTCTTTAGGCGGAAGCCTTGAGACTTGGTTTGACGAATTCGATGAACAAGCGCTTGCCTCCGCTTCGATTGCACAGGTTCACACGGCAAAATTTAATCAAAATCAACCGCTTGTCGGCAAAGATGTGGTGATTAAAGTGATTCGTCCGGATATTGAACCGATTATCAAGGCGGATATTGCGCTGATGTATCGCTTGGCAAGTTGGATTCCTCGTCTGTCGAATGATGCGAGGCGTTTGCGTGCGACCGAAGTGGTGCGTGAATACGAAAAAACGCTACTCGATGAGCTGGATTTGACCCGAGAAATGGCAAATGCGATTCGCTTGCGCAATAACTTTGAAAACAGCGAAATGTTGTATGTGCCGGAAATGTATCCGGATTTTTGTCATAAAAACGTGATTGTGATGGAGCGTATTTACGGTATTCCGGTGTCGGATGTCGAAACGCTTAAAGCAAACGGCACGGATATGAAATTATTGGCGGAACGCGGCGTACAAGTTTTTTTCACCCAAGTATTTCGGGACAGTTTTTTCCACGCCGATATGCACGCCGGTAATATTTTCGTGAATCCGAATCATCCGGAAAATCCGCAATATATCGGGATTGACTGCGGTATTGTCGGCACGTTGAACCAAAATGATAAACGTTATTTGGCGGAAAGTTTTGTCGCCTTTTTTAATCGGGATTACCGCCGTGTGGCGTTAATGCACGTGGAATCGGGCTGGACGCCGTCGGATACCGATATTGATGCGTTTGAACAGGCGTTCCGTGAAGTATGCGAGCCGATTTTCGCTAAACCGTTATCGGAAATTTCTTTTGGTCACGTGTTGCTCAATCTGTTTAACGTGGCTCGTGAATTTAATATGGAAGTACAGCCTCAATTGGTGTTACTGCAAAAAACCTTACTCTATATTGAAGGTTTAGGCAGACAAGTTTATCCGCAGCTGGATTTATGGCAAACCGCAAAACCGTTTTTACAAAATTGGCTGAACGAACAAGTGGGGGTGAAGGCGATCTTACGTGATTTAAAACAACGTGCGCCGCAATTTAGAGAACATTTTGCCGAGTTTCCGGAAGCGGTATTTAATGCCTTACAGCAACAGAAGCAGATTAATTTCCGCTTAGACGAACTGAATAAAATCTTGCAAGCGCAAGGGCGGCAAAAATCCCATAATGTACGGAGTATCGTGAGCGGAGTAATTATTCTCGGTGTGTTATGGCGATTTGACGATTTACCGTTATGGCTGAGTTGCGGTACGTTGGTTACGGCGTTGTTAGTGTTATTGCTACAAAGAAAGTCGTAA
- a CDS encoding DUF413 domain-containing protein: MAESFSVTRRFFDDKNYPRGFARHGDYTIREAQTLEQFGQACLALESGERSPVTAEEQRFVAVMKGDEIAESIIEKSWLKYRSLTSKTKRIYTLSGNAGNDAGDDFSAAE; encoded by the coding sequence GAGTTTTAGCGTTACGCGTCGTTTTTTTGATGATAAAAATTATCCGCGCGGTTTTGCACGCCACGGCGATTACACTATTCGTGAAGCACAAACTTTAGAGCAATTCGGTCAGGCGTGTTTAGCGTTAGAATCAGGTGAGCGTAGCCCGGTAACGGCTGAAGAACAACGTTTCGTTGCTGTAATGAAAGGTGATGAAATTGCTGAAAGCATTATTGAAAAATCATGGTTAAAATACCGTTCATTAACCAGCAAAACCAAACGTATTTATACGCTTTCGGGTAATGCGGGTAACGATGCCGGTGATGATTTCAGCGCGGCTGAATAA